In Microbacterium pumilum, the following proteins share a genomic window:
- a CDS encoding Sec-independent protein translocase TatB: MFFGLTIEKLLLIGVVAAFVVGPERLPRYAEALAAATKRAREWLSTARTRVKDEMGDDFEDLDWRTLDPRQYDPRRIIREALLDDAPVPPRAATATLASSAAPDENRRTPFVPGEIPPFDAEAT, encoded by the coding sequence ATGTTCTTCGGGCTCACGATCGAGAAGCTGCTGCTGATCGGTGTCGTCGCAGCCTTCGTCGTGGGTCCCGAGCGTCTGCCCCGCTACGCCGAGGCTCTCGCTGCCGCCACCAAGCGCGCCCGCGAGTGGCTGTCGACCGCCCGAACCCGGGTGAAGGACGAGATGGGCGACGACTTCGAAGACCTCGACTGGCGAACGCTCGATCCGCGGCAGTACGACCCGCGACGCATCATCCGCGAGGCCCTGCTCGACGATGCTCCCGTCCCGCCCCGAGCCGCCACGGCCACGCTGGCGTCCTCCGCCGCCCCCGATGAGAATCGCCGCACGCCGTTCGTCCCGGGAGAGATTCCGCCGTTCGACGCCGAAGCGACCTGA
- a CDS encoding AzlD domain-containing protein: MTMWTAILIASIVCVVLKTLGYLIPPRWLEAPRPARIADLLTVALLAALVAVQTFGLGQAIVVDARLPAVLVAAGLLLLRAPFLVVVAAAALVAALLRLWGWAD, translated from the coding sequence GTGACCATGTGGACGGCGATCCTCATCGCCTCGATCGTGTGCGTCGTGCTCAAGACCCTGGGCTACCTCATCCCGCCGCGCTGGCTCGAAGCACCCCGCCCGGCTCGCATCGCCGACCTGCTGACCGTGGCGCTGCTCGCGGCGCTGGTGGCCGTTCAGACGTTCGGGCTCGGGCAGGCCATCGTCGTCGACGCCCGGCTGCCGGCTGTGCTGGTCGCCGCGGGCCTGCTGCTGCTGCGCGCGCCGTTCCTCGTCGTGGTCGCCGCGGCCGCACTCGTCGCGGCCCTCCTCAGGCTGTGGGGTTGGGCGGACTGA
- a CDS encoding AzlC family ABC transporter permease, which translates to MRQGLGVAFATSAYGISFGALAVAAGLDVWQTCFMSLFMFTGGSQFAFAGVVGAGGLVAAPAAIASASLLGVRNVAYGMRMSPVIGRGFWRRAAAAQFTIDESTAVSLAQRTQRARTVGFWVTGIGIYVGWNLSTLAGALLGDVLGDPRAYGLDAAAAAAFLALLWPRLRHRQPIAVGIAAAVLATLLTPVLMPGLPVIIAAVVAIVVGWTNWLGSPGEKDAEPDDVAEREGLP; encoded by the coding sequence ATGCGTCAGGGGCTGGGTGTCGCATTCGCGACCAGCGCGTACGGCATCTCGTTCGGTGCGCTCGCCGTGGCGGCGGGGCTCGACGTGTGGCAGACGTGCTTCATGAGCCTGTTCATGTTCACCGGCGGCTCGCAGTTCGCTTTCGCCGGCGTCGTCGGGGCGGGCGGCCTTGTCGCGGCGCCGGCGGCGATCGCGTCGGCGTCGCTGCTCGGGGTGCGCAACGTCGCCTACGGCATGCGGATGTCGCCCGTCATCGGCCGCGGATTCTGGCGCCGCGCGGCCGCCGCGCAGTTCACCATCGATGAGTCGACGGCCGTTTCGCTCGCCCAGCGCACGCAGCGTGCGCGCACCGTCGGCTTCTGGGTGACCGGCATTGGCATCTACGTCGGCTGGAACCTGTCCACCCTGGCCGGCGCGCTCCTGGGTGATGTGCTCGGGGACCCTCGTGCCTACGGGCTGGATGCCGCGGCCGCCGCCGCATTCCTCGCCCTGCTCTGGCCGCGGCTGCGTCACCGCCAGCCGATCGCCGTCGGCATCGCCGCGGCGGTGTTGGCGACGCTCCTCACCCCGGTGCTGATGCCGGGCCTCCCGGTGATCATCGCCGCGGTGGTCGCGATCGTCGTCGGCTGGACGAACTGGCTGGGCTCGCCCGGTGAGAAGGATGCCGAGCCCGACGACGTGGCCGAGCGGGAGGGGCTGCCGTGA
- the dapE gene encoding succinyl-diaminopimelate desuccinylase — translation MPALDLSATSVDLTRTICDMPSVSGDETTLADAIHAAVGALAHLDVFRDGDTIVARTDLGRAQRVAIAGHIDTVPINGNVPTRDIEMEGEPHLWGRGTVDMKAGVAVQLKLAAELADPRVDITWMWYDHEEVDSDLNGLTRLSRTRPDLFVADFAILGEPSNGQVEGGCNGTLRAIVRTRGVRAHSARAWVGENAIHKAAPVLARLAAYEPASIDVDGLVYREGLNAVRIGGGIASNVIPDLCEVEVNYRFAPSRGAAEAAQHVHDVFDGFEVEVVDLAVGARPGLDAPLAQEFLAAVGAEPRPKYGWTDVARFSAFGVPAVNYGPGDPMLAHHDEERVPLAQIDSVERGLRAWLTNR, via the coding sequence ATGCCTGCGCTCGACCTGTCCGCCACATCCGTCGATCTCACCCGGACCATCTGCGACATGCCGAGCGTCTCGGGAGACGAGACCACGCTCGCCGACGCGATCCACGCCGCGGTCGGAGCGCTGGCCCACCTCGATGTCTTCCGCGACGGAGACACGATCGTGGCGCGGACCGACCTCGGACGCGCACAGCGCGTCGCGATCGCCGGCCATATCGACACCGTGCCGATCAACGGCAACGTGCCGACGCGCGACATCGAGATGGAGGGCGAGCCGCACCTGTGGGGCCGCGGCACGGTCGACATGAAGGCGGGCGTCGCCGTGCAGCTGAAGCTCGCCGCCGAGCTTGCCGACCCGCGGGTCGACATCACCTGGATGTGGTACGACCACGAAGAGGTGGATTCCGACCTCAACGGACTCACCCGGCTCTCGCGTACGCGCCCCGACCTCTTCGTCGCGGACTTCGCGATCCTCGGTGAGCCCTCGAACGGACAGGTCGAAGGCGGCTGCAACGGCACGCTGCGCGCCATCGTGCGCACCCGCGGCGTTCGCGCGCACAGCGCACGCGCGTGGGTGGGCGAGAACGCCATCCACAAGGCGGCTCCCGTGCTCGCCCGTCTCGCCGCCTATGAGCCGGCCTCGATCGACGTCGACGGACTCGTGTACCGCGAGGGGCTGAACGCCGTGCGCATCGGGGGAGGGATCGCGAGCAACGTCATCCCCGATCTCTGCGAGGTCGAGGTCAACTACCGCTTCGCGCCGAGCCGCGGCGCGGCGGAGGCCGCACAGCACGTGCACGACGTCTTCGACGGGTTCGAGGTCGAAGTCGTGGATCTCGCAGTAGGGGCCCGGCCGGGGCTCGACGCGCCCCTTGCGCAGGAGTTCCTCGCTGCCGTCGGCGCCGAGCCGCGTCCGAAGTACGGCTGGACGGATGTGGCGCGGTTCAGCGCCTTCGGGGTGCCGGCCGTCAACTACGGGCCGGGTGACCCCATGCTCGCGCACCATGATGAGGAGCGCGTGCCGCTCGCACAGATCGACTCCGTCGAGCGGGGCCTGCGGGCGTGGCTGACGAACCGCTGA
- the fdxA gene encoding ferredoxin: MTYVIALPCVDLKDRACIDECPVDCIYEGDRMLYIHPDECVDCGACEPVCPVEAIYYEDDLPDEWQDYYKANVEWFDDVGSPGGAAKVGVIHKDHPIIDALPPQAT, translated from the coding sequence GTGACGTATGTGATCGCCCTGCCGTGTGTTGATCTGAAAGATCGCGCATGCATCGACGAGTGTCCCGTGGACTGCATCTACGAGGGCGATCGGATGCTGTACATCCACCCCGACGAGTGCGTGGACTGCGGTGCGTGCGAGCCGGTGTGCCCCGTGGAGGCGATCTACTACGAAGACGACCTGCCCGACGAATGGCAGGACTACTACAAGGCGAACGTCGAGTGGTTCGACGACGTGGGTTCCCCCGGTGGTGCCGCCAAGGTGGGCGTCATCCACAAGGACCACCCGATCATCGACGCGCTTCCGCCCCAGGCGACGTGA
- a CDS encoding citrate synthase, whose product MSDAGTQQEKATLTIGGRTAEFPVLNGTDGVPSVDISTFTRQTGHTTLDYGFVNTSATKSAITFIDGDHGILRYRGYPIEQLAQNSTYLEVAWLLIYGNLPSASELSEFDERIRHHTLLHEDLKRFFSSLPSTAHPMSVLSSATAALSTYYENESDPNNPEHVELNTIRMLAKLPVIAAYAHKKSIGQAFLYPDNSLSFVDNFLKLNFGVLSELYEMNPVMSRALERLLILHEDHEQNASTSTVRLVGSTGANQFSSISAGINALYGPLHGGANEAVLDMLARIRESGESVQRFVERVKNKEDGVKLMGFGHRVYKNYDPRAKLVKESADEVLTALGVSDPLLDLAKELEEIALADDYFRERRLYPNVDFYTGVIYKAMGFPTRMFTVLFAIGRLPGWLAHWREMQADPQTKIGRPQQLYVGAQRRDYPGVA is encoded by the coding sequence GTGAGCGACGCGGGCACCCAGCAGGAGAAGGCCACCCTCACGATCGGAGGTCGGACCGCCGAATTCCCGGTGCTGAACGGCACCGATGGGGTGCCGAGTGTGGACATCTCGACGTTCACCCGCCAGACCGGCCACACCACACTGGACTACGGTTTCGTCAACACATCGGCGACCAAGTCGGCAATCACCTTCATCGACGGTGATCATGGCATCCTGCGCTACCGCGGCTACCCGATCGAGCAGCTGGCGCAGAACAGCACCTACCTCGAGGTCGCGTGGCTGCTCATCTACGGCAACCTCCCGTCCGCGTCCGAGCTGTCCGAGTTCGATGAGCGCATCCGTCACCACACGCTGCTGCACGAAGACCTGAAGCGCTTCTTCTCGTCGCTGCCGTCCACCGCGCACCCGATGTCGGTGCTGTCTTCGGCCACCGCCGCGCTCTCGACCTATTACGAGAACGAGTCCGACCCGAACAACCCCGAGCACGTCGAGCTCAACACGATCCGGATGCTCGCGAAGCTGCCGGTCATCGCGGCCTACGCGCACAAGAAGAGCATCGGTCAGGCGTTTCTCTACCCCGACAACTCGCTGAGCTTCGTCGACAACTTCCTGAAGCTGAACTTCGGCGTGCTGTCCGAGCTGTACGAGATGAACCCGGTCATGTCGCGCGCGCTCGAGCGCCTGCTGATCCTGCACGAGGACCATGAGCAGAACGCCTCGACGTCGACGGTCCGCCTCGTCGGCTCGACGGGCGCCAACCAGTTCTCATCGATCTCTGCCGGCATCAACGCCCTCTACGGACCCCTCCACGGCGGCGCGAACGAAGCCGTCCTCGACATGCTGGCGCGCATCCGCGAGTCGGGGGAGAGCGTCCAGCGGTTCGTCGAGCGCGTCAAGAACAAGGAAGACGGTGTGAAGCTCATGGGCTTCGGGCACCGCGTCTACAAGAACTACGACCCGCGCGCCAAGCTCGTGAAGGAGTCCGCCGACGAGGTGCTCACCGCCCTCGGGGTCAGCGACCCACTGCTGGATCTCGCGAAGGAGCTGGAGGAGATCGCGCTCGCCGACGACTACTTCCGCGAGCGCAGGCTCTACCCGAACGTCGACTTCTACACCGGCGTGATCTACAAGGCGATGGGCTTCCCGACGCGGATGTTCACCGTGCTGTTCGCCATCGGCCGTCTGCCGGGCTGGCTCGCGCACTGGCGTGAGATGCAGGCCGACCCGCAGACCAAGATCGGCCGCCCGCAGCAGCTGTACGTGGGCGCCCAGCGCCGCGATTACCCGGGCGTCGCCTGA
- the dapC gene encoding succinyldiaminopimelate transaminase produces MGVADLADYPWDSVAPYAARAAEHPDGIVDLSIGSPVDETPRIIADALAAATDAHSYPQTVGTAPLRAAIAAWYARRRGVPGLTAANVLPTVGSKELVALLPLLLGLGPEDVVVHPRAAYPTYEVGARLVGATPVAADDPAEWPVGTRLVWVNSPGNPDGRVLDAAALRAAVARCRELGAVLASDECYAELGWDAPWDSDPIPSALDPRVTHGDVAGILSVYSLSKQSNLAGYRAAFVAGDPALVSRLVTARKHLGLMLPAPVQSAMIAALGDDAHVAGQKERYRGRRALLKPALVGAGFRIDASEAGLYLWATEGRDAWESIGRLADLGILAGPGHFYGTHYPRHVRLSLTATDERIAAAARRLRAES; encoded by the coding sequence GTGGGAGTCGCCGACCTCGCCGACTATCCATGGGATTCGGTGGCACCCTACGCCGCACGTGCCGCCGAGCATCCCGACGGCATCGTGGACCTGTCGATCGGGTCGCCCGTCGACGAGACGCCGCGGATCATCGCGGACGCGCTCGCAGCCGCGACAGACGCCCACTCCTACCCCCAGACAGTGGGCACCGCACCCCTGCGCGCGGCGATCGCCGCCTGGTACGCGCGCCGTCGCGGCGTTCCAGGTCTGACCGCGGCGAATGTGCTGCCCACCGTCGGTTCGAAGGAGCTGGTCGCGCTGCTGCCGCTCCTGCTCGGACTCGGTCCGGAGGACGTCGTGGTGCACCCGCGTGCCGCCTACCCGACCTACGAGGTCGGTGCGCGCCTCGTCGGCGCCACCCCTGTCGCGGCCGACGACCCTGCGGAGTGGCCCGTCGGCACACGGCTGGTGTGGGTGAACTCGCCGGGCAACCCCGACGGACGTGTGCTGGATGCCGCGGCCCTCCGTGCGGCGGTGGCACGCTGCCGAGAACTCGGCGCCGTCCTGGCGTCGGACGAGTGCTACGCCGAGCTCGGCTGGGACGCCCCGTGGGACTCCGACCCGATTCCTTCTGCGCTCGATCCGAGAGTGACGCACGGCGACGTGGCCGGCATCCTGTCGGTCTATTCGCTCAGCAAGCAGTCGAACCTCGCAGGCTACCGTGCGGCGTTCGTCGCGGGTGATCCCGCACTCGTCTCGCGGCTCGTCACGGCGCGCAAGCACCTCGGGCTCATGCTCCCGGCACCGGTGCAGTCCGCCATGATCGCCGCACTCGGGGATGACGCGCACGTCGCCGGGCAGAAGGAGCGCTATCGGGGGCGCCGGGCGCTCCTGAAGCCCGCCCTCGTCGGCGCCGGATTCCGCATCGATGCGAGTGAGGCCGGGCTGTACCTCTGGGCGACCGAGGGCCGCGACGCCTGGGAGAGCATCGGGCGTCTGGCGGATCTCGGAATCCTCGCAGGTCCGGGCCACTTCTACGGCACGCACTACCCCCGGCACGTGCGCCTCTCGCTGACGGCTACGGACGAGCGCATCGCCGCCGCCGCGCGAAGGTTACGCGCCGAATCGTGA
- a CDS encoding DUF3117 domain-containing protein, whose amino-acid sequence MAAMKPRTGDGPMEAVKEGRLIIVRVPLEGGGRLVVSVNDAEARELYDVLGGVVQPV is encoded by the coding sequence ATGGCAGCCATGAAGCCGAGAACCGGAGACGGGCCGATGGAGGCCGTGAAAGAGGGTCGACTCATCATCGTGCGCGTGCCGCTCGAGGGTGGCGGTCGACTCGTCGTCTCCGTCAACGACGCTGAGGCACGGGAACTCTACGATGTGCTGGGCGGAGTAGTTCAGCCCGTCTGA
- a CDS encoding histidinol dehydrogenase, whose translation MRGSLLVRLATWIVAFVVGGVYGLAGTIAHSYTLGWFPLGLVLAVIGCGALLAAVRLLTGDRWAALATGLGMVAATLFFSGKGPGGSVIVPETALATVWTLALPILVLIVVVWPDRVGALRGN comes from the coding sequence ATGCGCGGTTCGCTCCTGGTACGGCTCGCAACATGGATCGTCGCATTCGTCGTCGGCGGTGTCTACGGCCTCGCCGGCACCATCGCGCACTCGTACACGCTCGGCTGGTTTCCGCTCGGGCTGGTGCTCGCCGTCATCGGGTGCGGGGCGCTGCTGGCGGCCGTGCGACTGCTGACCGGCGATCGGTGGGCGGCGCTCGCGACGGGGCTCGGGATGGTCGCGGCAACGCTCTTCTTCTCGGGCAAGGGCCCCGGCGGTTCGGTGATCGTTCCCGAGACGGCGCTCGCCACGGTGTGGACGCTCGCGTTGCCGATCCTGGTGCTGATCGTCGTGGTGTGGCCTGACCGCGTCGGGGCGCTGAGGGGCAACTAG
- a CDS encoding Mrp/NBP35 family ATP-binding protein — protein MTVADADAVRRAVEAVVDPELRRPIGELDMVRDISVDAEVAHVGIVLTIVGCPASDRISREVTAAAASVAGISDVALEVGVMSPDERRALTDRLRGGRAAREMPFGPGTLTRVIAVTSGKGGVGKSTVTANLAVALAARGLSVGLIDADVHGFSIPGLLGLVGADGSAPQPTRIDDLMLPPVAHGVKVISIGMFLRRTGGDAPLGAVAWRGPMLHRTVQQFLTDVYFGDLDVLLIDMPPGTGDVAISVGQLLPNADVVVVTTPQVAASDIAVRSGLVARQTGQRIAGVVENMAAMTLPDGSQLALFGAGGGAAVAAALSEPPDQVPLLASIPLSAALREDADAGIPSVLAHPDDVASTAIEGLATALTATPRGLSGRPLPFRPR, from the coding sequence ATGACGGTCGCCGACGCCGACGCCGTCCGGCGTGCCGTCGAAGCGGTCGTCGATCCGGAGCTGCGCCGCCCCATCGGCGAACTCGACATGGTGCGCGACATCTCGGTGGACGCCGAGGTCGCCCATGTCGGGATCGTCCTCACGATCGTCGGGTGTCCCGCCTCGGATCGCATCTCACGCGAGGTCACAGCGGCCGCGGCATCCGTCGCCGGCATCTCGGATGTCGCACTGGAAGTCGGCGTGATGTCGCCCGACGAGCGCCGGGCGCTGACCGATCGCCTCCGCGGCGGACGCGCGGCGCGCGAGATGCCCTTCGGCCCCGGAACGCTGACGCGAGTCATCGCCGTCACGAGCGGCAAGGGCGGCGTGGGCAAGTCCACGGTCACCGCCAACCTCGCGGTCGCCCTCGCGGCTCGCGGACTGTCGGTCGGCCTGATCGATGCGGACGTCCACGGGTTCTCGATCCCCGGCCTGCTGGGGCTCGTCGGCGCCGACGGCAGTGCACCCCAGCCCACCCGCATCGACGACCTCATGCTGCCGCCGGTGGCCCACGGGGTGAAGGTGATCTCGATCGGCATGTTCCTGCGCCGCACCGGCGGCGATGCACCCCTGGGGGCCGTGGCGTGGCGCGGGCCCATGCTGCACCGCACCGTGCAGCAGTTCCTGACGGACGTCTACTTCGGCGATCTCGACGTGCTGCTGATCGACATGCCGCCGGGCACCGGCGACGTGGCGATCTCGGTCGGGCAGCTCCTTCCCAACGCCGACGTCGTCGTCGTGACGACCCCGCAGGTCGCCGCGTCCGATATCGCGGTGCGCAGCGGGCTCGTCGCACGCCAGACCGGTCAGCGGATCGCCGGGGTCGTCGAGAACATGGCTGCCATGACACTGCCCGACGGCTCGCAGCTCGCACTGTTCGGCGCAGGCGGGGGCGCCGCTGTCGCGGCCGCGCTCTCGGAGCCGCCGGACCAGGTGCCTCTGCTGGCCTCCATTCCTCTCAGCGCTGCCCTGCGCGAAGACGCGGATGCCGGCATCCCCAGCGTCCTTGCACACCCCGACGACGTGGCATCCACAGCCATCGAGGGGCTCGCCACCGCGCTCACCGCCACACCGCGAGGCCTCTCCGGCCGGCCGCTGCCCTTCCGCCCGCGCTGA
- the ppk2 gene encoding polyphosphate kinase 2 — MKKALYEQELKELQAKLVDMQAWVQASGARIVVIFEGRDAAGKGSTIKRVSEYLNPRVTRIAALPAPTERERTQWYFQRYISHLPAAGEILLMDRSWYNRAGVEHVMGYCTNVEYHRFLHQAPIFERMLVEDGVILLKYWFSVSDIEQERRFRSRAEDPMRRWKLSPNDVKSITKWEDYSRAKDTMFVHTDIPEAPWFEVRSDDKRASRINMIAHLLSRVPYRMVEREEVAIPPRPQPGGYERPPRNVENYIPDVASDLERRAAEA; from the coding sequence ATGAAGAAGGCGCTCTACGAACAGGAGCTCAAGGAACTCCAGGCGAAGCTCGTCGACATGCAGGCCTGGGTGCAGGCGAGCGGTGCCCGCATCGTGGTCATCTTCGAGGGCAGGGATGCCGCGGGCAAGGGCTCCACGATCAAGCGCGTCTCGGAGTACCTGAACCCCCGCGTGACGCGTATCGCCGCACTTCCCGCGCCGACCGAGCGTGAGCGCACCCAGTGGTATTTCCAGCGCTACATCTCGCACCTTCCCGCCGCCGGCGAGATCCTGCTCATGGACCGGTCCTGGTACAACAGAGCCGGGGTCGAGCACGTCATGGGCTACTGCACCAATGTGGAATACCACCGGTTCCTGCATCAGGCGCCGATCTTCGAGCGGATGCTGGTCGAAGACGGCGTCATCCTTCTGAAGTACTGGTTCAGCGTGTCGGACATCGAGCAGGAGAGGCGGTTCCGCTCGCGGGCCGAGGATCCGATGCGACGGTGGAAGCTGTCTCCGAACGACGTGAAGTCGATCACCAAGTGGGAGGACTACTCACGGGCGAAAGACACCATGTTCGTCCACACCGACATTCCGGAAGCGCCCTGGTTCGAAGTCCGATCCGACGACAAGCGCGCGAGTCGCATCAACATGATCGCTCACCTGCTCTCACGCGTCCCGTACCGGATGGTGGAGCGTGAAGAGGTCGCGATCCCGCCGCGTCCCCAGCCGGGCGGCTACGAGCGCCCGCCGCGCAACGTCGAGAACTACATCCCGGATGTCGCGTCCGACCTCGAGCGCAGGGCGGCGGAGGCCTAG
- the dapD gene encoding 2,3,4,5-tetrahydropyridine-2,6-dicarboxylate N-succinyltransferase yields MSDERWVWGVGLATTAADGTVLDTWYPAPGVGRIPLGFDPAIPPDDLDRFAVPDARRAVTVDVVTVEVDLDAAPSSTSDAYLRLQALSHRLVRPNEVNLDGIFGHLPNVAWTNAGPMHPDDATRLRPVLARDGIQVQGLDKFPRLLDYVTPPGVRIADASRVRLGAYLSPGTTVMHEGFVNFNAGTLGTSMVEGRISQGVVVGDGSDVGGGSSIMGTLSGGGAHKVSIGARTLLGANAGIGISLGDDCVVEAGLYVTAGSKIVLADEAPTADGARPVVKGAELSGRDGILFRRNSLTGAIEAVRRAGVGVTLNEALHA; encoded by the coding sequence ATGAGCGACGAGCGATGGGTGTGGGGCGTCGGACTCGCGACGACGGCGGCGGACGGCACCGTCCTCGATACGTGGTACCCCGCTCCCGGCGTGGGCCGGATCCCACTCGGGTTCGATCCCGCCATCCCGCCCGATGACCTCGATCGGTTCGCGGTGCCCGACGCCCGCCGCGCGGTCACCGTGGATGTGGTGACGGTCGAGGTGGACCTCGACGCGGCGCCGAGCTCGACATCCGACGCGTATCTGCGCCTGCAGGCGCTCTCCCACCGGCTGGTGCGCCCCAACGAGGTCAACCTCGACGGCATCTTCGGGCATCTGCCGAATGTGGCATGGACGAACGCCGGGCCGATGCATCCCGACGACGCGACACGCTTGCGGCCGGTTCTCGCGCGCGACGGAATCCAGGTGCAGGGGCTCGACAAGTTCCCCCGCCTGCTCGACTACGTGACCCCGCCGGGTGTGCGCATCGCGGACGCGAGCCGCGTGCGCCTCGGCGCCTACCTCTCCCCCGGCACGACGGTCATGCACGAGGGGTTCGTGAACTTCAACGCCGGCACCCTCGGCACATCGATGGTGGAAGGCCGCATCTCGCAAGGAGTCGTCGTGGGCGATGGCAGCGATGTCGGCGGCGGCTCGTCGATCATGGGGACACTGTCCGGCGGCGGAGCGCACAAGGTGTCGATCGGCGCGCGCACGCTCCTCGGCGCGAACGCCGGCATCGGCATCTCGCTGGGCGACGACTGCGTCGTCGAGGCGGGGCTCTACGTGACGGCGGGCTCGAAGATCGTGCTCGCTGATGAGGCGCCGACCGCCGACGGGGCGCGACCCGTCGTCAAGGGTGCAGAGCTCTCGGGGCGCGACGGCATCCTGTTCCGCCGCAACTCGCTCACCGGGGCCATCGAAGCCGTCCGACGCGCCGGCGTCGGCGTGACGCTGAACGAAGCGCTGCACGCCTAG
- a CDS encoding O-methyltransferase, with protein sequence MGEQDANYRFAAEATIEPDHIARARAHALELGADPISPGVGAQCAVIAAASQALNIVEIGTGAGVSGLWLLHGSPRATLTTIDNEPEHLAAARRVFADAKVPPARARFITGRAAEVLPRMNEASYDIVLVDADPEGVIEYVEHGLRLVRAGGTVLVPRVLARGAVADPVRRDPITVAYRSLIQETQASPAVIGALSIVGEGLLQLTTIAAE encoded by the coding sequence ATGGGCGAGCAGGACGCGAACTACCGGTTCGCCGCGGAAGCGACGATCGAACCGGACCACATCGCCCGGGCCCGGGCACACGCCCTCGAGCTCGGAGCGGATCCCATCAGCCCCGGCGTCGGTGCGCAGTGCGCCGTCATCGCGGCCGCCTCCCAGGCCCTCAACATCGTCGAGATCGGCACCGGCGCGGGCGTGTCCGGTCTCTGGCTGCTCCACGGTTCGCCCCGGGCGACGCTCACCACGATCGACAACGAGCCCGAGCATCTGGCCGCTGCCCGACGGGTGTTCGCCGATGCCAAGGTGCCGCCCGCGCGCGCGCGGTTCATCACGGGCCGCGCCGCCGAGGTTCTCCCCCGCATGAACGAGGCGTCGTACGACATCGTGCTGGTCGACGCCGATCCCGAAGGCGTCATCGAATACGTGGAACATGGCCTGCGACTGGTGCGCGCCGGCGGAACCGTGCTCGTGCCGAGAGTGCTGGCCCGCGGCGCGGTGGCGGACCCGGTGCGCCGCGACCCCATCACGGTCGCCTATCGCTCCTTGATCCAAGAGACCCAGGCCTCGCCCGCGGTGATCGGTGCGCTCTCGATCGTCGGAGAAGGCCTGCTGCAGCTGACGACGATCGCCGCGGAGTGA